The Faecalibacterium sp. I3-3-33 DNA window TTGCCGCTATGGTCAGCGCCATGGTCGATTCCATGGGCATCACCGTTCCCGTTGCTCTGCATCTGGATCACGGCACCTACGAGGGCTGCAAGGCCTGCGTTGAGGCCGGCTTCTCTTCCATCATGTTCGATGGCAGCCACTACTCCATCGAGGAGAACGTGGAAAAGACCAAGGAGCTGGTTGCTCTGGCACACGCTCACGGCATGAGCATCGAGGCCGAGGTCGGCTCCATCGGCGGCGTTGAGGACGGCGTTGTGGGCGCTGGCGAGATCGCTGATCCCGAAGAGTGCGCAAAAATCACCGCTCTGGGCATCGACTTCCTGGCTGCCGGCATCGGCAACATCCACGGCGTCTACCCCGCAAACTGGAAGGGTCTGGACTTCGAGGCTCTGGACCGCATCCACAAGGCCACCAACAACATTCCTCTGGTT harbors:
- the fba gene encoding class II fructose-1,6-bisphosphate aldolase produces the protein MLVNATEMLLKARDGHYGVPQFNINNLEWTKAVLTACEEMKSPVILGVSEGAGKYMTGFKTVAAMVSAMVDSMGITVPVALHLDHGTYEGCKACVEAGFSSIMFDGSHYSIEENVEKTKELVALAHAHGMSIEAEVGSIGGVEDGVVGAGEIADPEECAKITALGIDFLAAGIGNIHGVYPANWKGLDFEALDRIHKATNNIPLVLHGGTGIPDEMIAKAISLGVSKININTECQLVFAEATRKYIEEGKDQQGKGFDPRKLLAPGAKAIEAKCKEKIELFGCAGKG